Genomic window (Verrucomicrobiia bacterium):
CGTGGACCATTCCCAAGGGCGGCATCCAGCCCGGCGAGGCGCCGCTGGCGGCCGCACAGCGCGAATTCACCGAGGAAACCGGCTTCGACTGCCACGGGCCGTTCCTGCCGCTGACGGCCATCAAGCAGCGCAGCGGCAAAATCGTTCATGCCTGGGCGTTCCAGGGCGATTGCGATCCGGCGCGTGTCCGCAGCATCGCATTCTCCATGGAATGGCCGCCCTATTCCGGCCAGCAGCGCGAATTCCCGGAAGTGGATCGCGCCGCGTTTTTTCACGTCGAGGAGGCGCGCCGCAAAATCATCCCGGCCCAGGCGGCGTTCATCAAGGAACTCGTCGTAAAACTTCAGGAAAAGAAAACCCGGCCAGCGGCGGGCTG
Coding sequences:
- a CDS encoding NUDIX domain-containing protein, which gives rise to MARDMRRRAATAPVAKVSAGLLMYRVRDGTLQVLLVHPGGPFWQHRENGAWTIPKGGIQPGEAPLAAAQREFTEETGFDCHGPFLPLTAIKQRSGKIVHAWAFQGDCDPARVRSIAFSMEWPPYSGQQREFPEVDRAAFFHVEEARRKIIPAQAAFIKELVVKLQEKKTRPAAG